A window of Mobiluncus massiliensis genomic DNA:
TTCGTAAACCTCACGATCGTCCACGCCGGGGAAAGTTCCCGGCGGGGTCGCCGCCAGCAAATGCGAGTGAACCTTAACGGAAGGCCAGGCGTAACGCGCCCATTTGGCCTGTAAATCCGCGGAAGGCTCCCGGCAGCAAGTCGTGGCGGGACAGCTGGAATGGAAACGCCGCGAGGTGTCCCGACCGCGAAAGAATTGGGCGTGTTCAAAGGGAGTGCCCACCGAAATCGAAAAGTCCCCTGCTCGGTAGTGTTCCAGCTTGGATACCGACCAATAGGTGCCAGTAGGGGTGTCCGTGTATTGATAATACGGAGCTGCCGGGTCGATTTGTGCAAACAGCTGGCGAGCTCCGAATTTGCGGCAAGCCAGCTGCCCTTCAATCGAACCGTCATTATGCGTGGGAAACACTACGCCATCGTTGGCATAGGCCTTATAGATAGTGCCGTCCGTGCCAACTCGCAAGAAGTGCGCCGTAATACCCAAGTGTCGGGTCGCCAGGTTCGTGAACCGGTGGGCGGCAGTCTCATAGGTAACGGCAACCCGGTCCGACAGATCCAAGATGGACAAATCCCGGCGCCGCTTGTCCTCCGCCAGCTGGGCGACAGTGGCGGTTTCCGGCATCAGCACAGCCGAAGCGAAATAGTTAGCCTCGACCCGTTGGCGCAAGAACTCGTGGTAGGACGTGGGTTTGGGATGATTTAACGCCTGGTCACCCAGGGCACGAAGAATCAGGTTGCGTTGGTCGCGATCGCGGGCTTCCAGAGAATTCAGATAGATTCGCTGGTGTTTCAAGTCGGTGATGGAACGTGCCCCGCGCGGCAAGTCGGGCAGCTTGACTATGGAAAATCCCAGGTAGTTAGCAATTTCTTCGACTCCGGATTGCAGCAGCGGCCCGCCGGTGAAACCGGTCGCCTCGGTGATTTCCGTGGCGAGTTGCTCAATGTCAGCCAGGTAGTTGTCTTTGTGGTGCATCTCGATATGCAGCTGTTGATTGGCTTTGCGAGCCGCCTCGGGGGAATCCAGACTGATTTCCGTGATTTGCCGCAGTTTCCGGTGCGTTACGACCAGCGCTTTCAACGCGTCGTGAGGCAGCCGCGGACCAATATGCACCTGGGGAATGCCCATTTTGACCGCCTCCGCACTGGTCTGGCACTCGTTCAGTTCCAGTTCCAGCGCAGCTCTCTCGTTGGGGGGACTGGGCTGCATCAACGTTTCGACGCTGACCCCCAGCGCCGCCGCGATGGCGGTTAACAGGCTCAGCCTCGGTTCGCGTTTGCCGTTCTCTATTTGGCTCAAAAGGGAGGTGGCGCGGTTGACCCGTTCCCCCAAGACGGTCAGGGTCATGCCTTGGCTGGTGCGAGCGTAACGAATCCGGGCTCCCAAGGTCGCTAAATCGATATCGTGGTGGCGTTTACCCGCTTCTGCCGGGGGCAAGGGGGCAGGGATTTCACCGCGGACGGGCTTTTTAGTGGTCATCGGCGCACCTCTAAATTCTTCCCCGCGAAGGGGACGCTCTTTCTCACTTATGTGAAAGTTTAGGATTTTTTCACATCCTAATTTTACGCATCAGGGATCAAGTAAAGCATTTTTTTATCTTATCGTAAACATTTGTATTTTTTTACACTATTTTGCCTTGAAAACGCCGACAACCCAGCGCCACAATAAAACTAATAAAAGTTTTCACTCAATGGCGAGCCTACAACCCCCGTAAGTTCACACCCTGAGTGCCCGACAAGTTAGGAACCGCAAAATGACCGAAACTGCTGAACAGCGCATCGCCCGCGTAGGCGCCGAAATCGACAAAGACTGGAAGACCAACCCTCGCTGGAAAGGGGTCGTGCGCGATTACACCGGTGAACAGGTCGCTCGCCTCCAGGGCTCCCTCACTCAGGAACACACTATGGCCCGGCTGGGCGCTGAGAAACTCTGGAAGGCACTGCACGAGAACGACTACGTGCACGCTTTGGGTGCCATCACCGGTAACCAGGCCGTGGAAATGGCCAAGGCCGGTTTGAAAGCTATCTACCTGTCCGGCTGGCAGGTCGCGGGCGACGGCAACTCCGCCTCTGAAACCTACCCCGACCAGTCCCTTTACCCCTACGATTCGGTGCCGAAGATGGTCAAGCGAATCAACAACGCCCTGGTGCGCGCCGATCAGGTGGACTACTCCGAAGGCAAGTCCGATGTGGACTACTTCCTGCCAATCGTGGCTGACGCGGAAGCCGGTTTCGGCGGCCCGCTGAATGCTTACGAACTGGCCAAGCACCTCATCGAGGCCGGCGCCTCCGGGATGCACTACGAGGATCAGCTGTCCTCGGCAAAGAAGTGCGGTCACTTGGGCGGCAAGGTGTTGATTCCGACCCAGCAGCACATCCAAAACTTGAAGGCGGCCCGTTTGGCGGCTGACGTGGAAGGCGTGCCGACCTTGCTGGTGGCTCGTACCGACTCCTTGGGCGCGAACCTCATCACCTCCGATGTGGACGAAACCGACAAGCCGTTCCTGACCGGCGAGCGCTCCCCCGAAGGCCACTACTACACCACCCCGGGTGCTGAGGTCGTTATCGCTCGTTTGCTGGCTTTCGCTCCCTACGCGGACTTGCTGTGGGTCGAAACCAACACCCCGGATCCCGAGTTGGCTCGCAAGGTCGCCGAAGCGGTCAAGGGCAAGTACCCGGACAAGATGCTGGCCTACAACTGCTCGCCGTCCTTCAACTGGAAAGCCAATCTGTCCGACGATCAAATCGCTTCCTTCCAGAAGGACTTGGGCGCGATGGGTTACGCCTTCCAGTTCATCACTCTGGCGGGCTTCCACCAGATCAACTACGGCATGTTCGACCTGGCCTACGGCTACGCTCGCGAGGGCATGAGCGCCTACGTGAAGCTGCAACAGGCCGAGTTCGCCTCCGAATCTCGCGGCTACACCGCCACCAAGCACCAGCGTGAGGTTGGTGCGGGCTACTTCGACTTGGTGTCCACCACCGTGAACCCCGAATCCTCCACCTTGGCGCTGAAGGGTTCTACCGAAGAAGCCCAGTTCTAATATCGTTGCGAATTCAACCCCCAAACCGGGCGGCGTCCTCGATTACGAGACCGTCGACGCCGCCCGGTCACCCATCTATTGAGACATAGAAAAGAGACACACATGGAACTCCGTCCTGTGAAAGTGGTTCATCCGGTTGTCGACGGCACAGAAATTGTAGCTGAGCGCGAGGACGAAATCCTCACCCCGGAAGCCTTGACTTTCCTCAAAAAATTGCACGTGAATTTTTCCGGGCGCCGCGCCGAGTTGCTGCGTGACCGCCACGACCGCCGTCAGCAGCTGGTCAATGGGCGGCTGCCGCGCTTCTTGGTAGAGACCAAGGGCGTGCGCGAGGACGACTCGTGGAAAGTCGCCCCACTGGGTCCCGGCCTGGAGGATCGCCGGGTCGAGATGACCGGCCCGACCGACCGCAAGATGACTATTAACGCCCTAAATTCCGGGGCTGCCGCGTGGATGGCGGACTTCGAGGATGCTAACACGCCCCACTGGGAAAACGTCATTGGCGGCCAGGTCAACCTGCGTGACGCGATTGCGGGCACCATCACTTTTGATTCTCCGCAAGGCAAGCACTACGAACTAAAGGAACGCGACATCACCAAACTGCCGACCCTACTGGTGCGTCCGCGCGGCTGGCACTTGGTAGAAAAGCACATTATGGCTGGTAGAGAGCCGATGGTGGGCGCCTTGGTGGACTTCGGTCTGTACTTTTTCCACAACGCCAAGACGTTGATTGAAAAGGGCCGCGGGCCGTACTTTTATCTGCCAAAGATGGAGTCTCACCGGGAGGCGCGTCTGTGGGCTGACGTGTTTGCTTACGCCGAAGAGTACGTGGGGATTCCTCACGGCACGATTCGCGCCACCTGCTTGATTGAGACCATCATGGCCGCTTTCGAGATGGAAGAAATCCTCTATGAGCTACGCGATTACAGTGCCGGGCTGAATGCCGGACGTTGGGACTACATTTTCTCAATCATTAAGAAGTTCCGCGATTCCGGCTCCAAGTACATCCTGCCGGATCGTGCTTTGGTCGGCATGACTGCCCCGATGATGCGCGCCTACACCGAGTTGTTGGTGAAAACGTGTCACAAGCGCGGGGCGTCGGCTATCGGGGGGATGTCCGCCTTTATCCCTTCCCGTGACGCGAGCGAAAACGCTGAGATTGAGCGGAAAGTCCGGGCGGATAAGTCCCGCGAGGCCGCCGATGGTTTTGATGGTTCGTGGTGCGCTCACCCCGGCATGGTGCCCTACATCCGCGACGAGTTCGACAAGGTTTTGGGCACGAACCCGAACCAAATCTCGAAGCAGCGTCCCGAGGTGAATGTCACGGCAGAGGACCTGTTGAACGTGTCCGCTACCGAAGGCGCGGTGAGCGAGGCGGGTGTGCGCACCAACATTTCGGTTTCCTTGCGCTACCTGGAATCTTGGCTGGGCGGCAACGGTGCGGTCGGCATTTTCGGCCTGATGGA
This region includes:
- the aceA gene encoding isocitrate lyase, whose translation is MTETAEQRIARVGAEIDKDWKTNPRWKGVVRDYTGEQVARLQGSLTQEHTMARLGAEKLWKALHENDYVHALGAITGNQAVEMAKAGLKAIYLSGWQVAGDGNSASETYPDQSLYPYDSVPKMVKRINNALVRADQVDYSEGKSDVDYFLPIVADAEAGFGGPLNAYELAKHLIEAGASGMHYEDQLSSAKKCGHLGGKVLIPTQQHIQNLKAARLAADVEGVPTLLVARTDSLGANLITSDVDETDKPFLTGERSPEGHYYTTPGAEVVIARLLAFAPYADLLWVETNTPDPELARKVAEAVKGKYPDKMLAYNCSPSFNWKANLSDDQIASFQKDLGAMGYAFQFITLAGFHQINYGMFDLAYGYAREGMSAYVKLQQAEFASESRGYTATKHQREVGAGYFDLVSTTVNPESSTLALKGSTEEAQF
- the aceB gene encoding malate synthase A produces the protein MELRPVKVVHPVVDGTEIVAEREDEILTPEALTFLKKLHVNFSGRRAELLRDRHDRRQQLVNGRLPRFLVETKGVREDDSWKVAPLGPGLEDRRVEMTGPTDRKMTINALNSGAAAWMADFEDANTPHWENVIGGQVNLRDAIAGTITFDSPQGKHYELKERDITKLPTLLVRPRGWHLVEKHIMAGREPMVGALVDFGLYFFHNAKTLIEKGRGPYFYLPKMESHREARLWADVFAYAEEYVGIPHGTIRATCLIETIMAAFEMEEILYELRDYSAGLNAGRWDYIFSIIKKFRDSGSKYILPDRALVGMTAPMMRAYTELLVKTCHKRGASAIGGMSAFIPSRDASENAEIERKVRADKSREAADGFDGSWCAHPGMVPYIRDEFDKVLGTNPNQISKQRPEVNVTAEDLLNVSATEGAVSEAGVRTNISVSLRYLESWLGGNGAVGIFGLMEDAATAEISRAQIWQWIHNRVKLDDGREVTRELCQSFMDEESAKFQAEIGDDPQRQANLTRAVQIFGDISLQDEFPTFLTVPVYANYVA
- a CDS encoding helix-turn-helix transcriptional regulator: MTTKKPVRGEIPAPLPPAEAGKRHHDIDLATLGARIRYARTSQGMTLTVLGERVNRATSLLSQIENGKREPRLSLLTAIAAALGVSVETLMQPSPPNERAALELELNECQTSAEAVKMGIPQVHIGPRLPHDALKALVVTHRKLRQITEISLDSPEAARKANQQLHIEMHHKDNYLADIEQLATEITEATGFTGGPLLQSGVEEIANYLGFSIVKLPDLPRGARSITDLKHQRIYLNSLEARDRDQRNLILRALGDQALNHPKPTSYHEFLRQRVEANYFASAVLMPETATVAQLAEDKRRRDLSILDLSDRVAVTYETAAHRFTNLATRHLGITAHFLRVGTDGTIYKAYANDGVVFPTHNDGSIEGQLACRKFGARQLFAQIDPAAPYYQYTDTPTGTYWSVSKLEHYRAGDFSISVGTPFEHAQFFRGRDTSRRFHSSCPATTCCREPSADLQAKWARYAWPSVKVHSHLLAATPPGTFPGVDDREVYEFLDKHAAD